TCTACTTCGTTCGCTCCGTGAATTAGCGGATCGAGTTTGAAATCGACCGCCATCACCCCTGCCGCTCCGGCGAGCGGCAGGGGTGAATTGCGCGGGTGCGGTAAGATTGCCCCAATTCCCTCAATCTTCATTGCAAGGTAGCGTGCCATTACCGCTGCCGCTTGATATGTTGGCTGAAACTATCCATGCCCGCGGAGTGTATCTCATGACGCACACCATTCGCATTCTGTTTGCTCTCGCGGTGCTGTTCGCGAGTTTGCCCGCCCGCGCGATTACGACCAGTTGGACCAACGCCACCGGTGGCTTGTGGTCGGTCTCGGGCAATTGGGGGCAGGGCACGCCCGGTCCCAACGACACCGCTGCGATTCAACTCAACGGTACTTATTCCGTGACCGTGGATATCCCCGTCACGGTTGAAGCGCTCCTCCTCGGCGGCGCCGGCGGAGTCCAAACGCTGGTCGTGAATAGCCCGTTCACCTGCGGCCAGACCGCGGTCGCCTGCTCCGTCGGAGTCAACGGGGTGCTTGATCTGTGGAGTCTCTTCACCACCGCCACCTCGGCTCCCGTCGGCCTCATGAATCACGGACTCATTCAGGTGCGGACCGGGACGGGGAGCTTAACCCTGTCAACCACGCGCCTCGACAATTATGCTTCGGGCATGCTGATTCTCGAAGGCTTTTGTGTAGTAGGTGACGTCACCACCGTGCGGAACTATGGATATCTGGGTACTCTCGATGTCGGCTGCCTGATCGACGGCGATGTCGAGAATCTCTCGCCCTCCGGCATCGTCTCGATCGACGGCTTCCTCAGTACACACGATTTCCTCAATGAGGCGACGGTTCAGGTCAGTCAGGCCTCTCAGCTCTTTCTGGACTCGCTGGATACCGGCGCCGCCGCGACATTGAATAATGACGCAAGCGCCACGCTCGAACTCTATCCCGGGTCGTCAATCGATGGCCGCTCCACCGATTCCGGCGAACCGGCTATCGACAACTTTGGCCGCGTGTCTGTCATCGACACGTTGCTCGTGGACGACTGGGCCACCGTACTCATCCCGTTCTCCCAGTACCCGCCCGCTGGGATGTTGTCGCTGCTCTCCGGGAAACTGGAATTGACGGATACGACCTATCTCGACGATTCCACGCGTGTCTCCGCGTCCTGCACACTGAAAGTCCACGGTCTTTCCCTGCCCGGCACGGCGGAAACGACGGGCGGCGGAGTCATCCAATTCGCGGGAGATCCGGCGAACCTCGCGGGAACCGCCCCCTACGTGCGCGGTACCTGGGGCTTCACCGGCTCGCTTTATGTCACCGCGGCCGCGTCATTTCCGACCACGGTGGACTTCATTGCCGACGGCGGACCGACGATCGTCAATCTGCGCTCGCTCGTTTTGCCCGATCCGCTCTCGCGCTTCATCGCCCCCGACATTCCTGCGGCAACGGTGCGCATCGATTCCATTCGGCATTACCGTGGCCTCTTGAACGGCCTGGTCGAGCCGCAAGACTACTATCAGTGGGCCGGCGGCACTCTTACCGCCGATTCGGGCACGGACTTCCTGATTCCTTTTGGTGCGACCCTGCTGCTCGATTCCTCGATCTCCAAAACGCTCGACGGCATCGCGCTCGTCGTCGAGGGCAGCGGGACTCTGGCCGGATCGGGAGTGTTGACCTTGACGGACTCCGCCCGCCTCGCCTCCCAGCCCACGGGTACGCTCAGCTTTGAAACCGGCTTCGAAATGACCGGCATCGGCGACTTCTACAATTCCGGCCAATCCGCGTTCGATGCGCAGCCGGACACCATTCTCATCGACGTGTTTGTCGAGAACACCACGGTCTCCCGCACACCCGGCACGATTGACGTGCTCTCGGGCAAAGTCGTGTGGAGTGGCAGCGGATCCAACAAGGGCACGATCACGATCTACGAAGACGCGACTTTAATCATCTACGGCAGCTTTGTGAACGAAGTCAGCGGCACGATTCAAGGCACGGGCACCCTCGACATCACCGAAGCGCTATTCACGAACCGCGGCACGATCAGCCCCGGTCTCTCGCCCGGCGCGCTGACCATGCTTGGGGATGCCGTGCTGGACTCCGCAGCCGTGCTCCGCGTGGAACTCGCCGGTCCGATTCCCGGTACGCAGCACGATCAGCTCCTCTGCAACGGCGCGCTGCAGCTTGGCGGCACGCTGAATCTGCAATTCCTGAACGGCTATATTCCTCCGCCCGGTGCGCTGTTCCCGCTGCTCACCTACTCCGGCATCACCGATAGCTTCGCGGCGATCACCGGGACCAGTATCGGCAACGGGCAGTTCCTGGAGTTTGACTTCGGCCCGACCGGGATGACCGGACTCCTCTGCGAGGGCGTCTCCAATTTGACCGTACCTGCTCTCCTTTCGGACACGATTTGGCAGGCGTCCGCTCCCATTGACACGCTGGAGTTTGACATTTTGAATAGCGGTCAATGTCCGCTCACCTTCAGCATCACGGTCGGAGCCCTCAATCCGCCGTCGCCCAACTGGCTTTCCGTTGTGCCGTCGAGTGCAGGAACGCAATTCAGCCCGTTACGGAGTGCAAAGACGGCGAAGGAGCTGCTTCGCATCAACACCGCAGGTGGACCGACCGGCACCTACACGGGTTCGATCACGATTCATTGCAACGACCCGGACGACTCCGCGCACGTGGTCCCGCTGACGCTCCAGGTAATCCACGGGCCGGATGTCTGGGACATTGGCGGAGGTAGCAATGATTTCGCGAACTTCACTCAGGCGGTAAGCTATCTGGATTCCACCACCATCAGCTATCCGCAGCTCTTCAATGTCTATCCGGGTACGTTCGTCGAAACGGTCACGCTGATTCCCGTCGCGGGAGCTTCGGCGACAAATACGGTCACGTTTCGGCGGAAGCTCATGGATGAAGAAAGTCCCCGCCTGCAATCTCCGGTGGCCGCGGTACTGCGGTTCAAGGGTGCGGATCACATCATCTGGGACGGAATCGACATCACCCATCTCGGAACCGGAGCAGGCTCCGCGATTGTGGACACCGCCGGAGCGGATTCCAACGTCGTGCGCAACTGCACGCTGACCAATGCTCAGACGTCGGCCCAGACACAGGGAATCTTTGTGCGCAGCGCCAGCGGTCCGACCACGACCAACGACTACAATCTCTACGAGAACGTGACCATCGAGGGCTTCACGACCGCCGTGCTCCTCGGATCGGCAACCGGAGTCGTCACGTCGCAATCCGGAAATGTCGTGAGCAACTGCGTCATTCAGTATTGCGGCTCGGGCGTCGTCGCCGGATGTCAGAACAAGGCCCGCCTTAAGAGGCTCAAGATTTCACTATCACATCCCTACGTGTCCACGGTCAAGGGAATTGAGATCGGGCAGCTGAACAACGGCGATACCGTTCGTGTCCAGTCCAACGAAATCCACGATCTGACCGGCAGTCTGGCCTACGGCATCAATCTCGTCACCTTCAATACCAACAGCATGGTCTGGGTGTACAACAACACGCTCCATAGTTGGAATGCGGGTCTCTGTCAGGCCATTGTCGTGAACGAGGGTTCCCGCGCGGGAGTTCACTTTAACAGCATCTATCTGAACGAGAGTCCCGCGGCGACGTTCTACTACGGCATCGGCGGCGGCGGCACCTCCAACTGCACGATCTCGAATAACATCATCTTCAGCGACGCCACCGGCGACACCTCCATCGCCATCGCCATGGGCTCGTTAGTGAGCTTCACCAGTGACCACAACTGCTTCTATGGCAGCGGATCGCGCTATCTTGTTGGCCGTGTCTTCACGACATCATATCCGACATTCGCCTCGTGGCAGGCCAGCGGTCGCGACTCGAACTCGCTCTTCGATCTGCCCGGCTTCGCCGGTTCATCGGACCTGCACATCGACGGTTACTACACGACCTGCGATGCGCAGGGCGTCCCGGTCACCGGCATCAGCACCGACATGGATGAACAAGCGCGTAACGCGCTCACGCCGGACATCGGTGCGGACGAATTCACGACCTTGCCCGGACCGGTCACCGGCCTCGTGATCGCGCGCGCGCCCTTGAGTCAGAATGTGCGGCTGGACTGGTCTCCGGTGGCGGGTGCGCTCAGCTATCGCGTCTATCGTCACACCGATCCGGCTGCGCTCGCACCGGTTGCCACCCAGTACAGCGGCAGCGCGTCAACCACCACCTATCTTGATCCCGGCGTCCTGGCCACACCGAATCTGAAATTCTTCTACCTCATCCGCGCATCGACTCTCCCGTAGTGCCGCCCGCCCGTCCGGCATCGGAGCGTTGGTTCTCCCCCCACATCCTGTGGGGGGCCGGGGGGGTGCGCGTCTTCGCGCATCGGGAACTCTCGTCCGGAATCGGAGCGTCGGCACTCCCCCCACATCCTGTGGGGGGCCGGGGGGGTGCGCGTCTTCGCGCATCTTTTGCTCGCCGAACACGGATTTCTTCCCTGCCGGAATGATTCGCGGCGGCACTCGTCTCCAAGTGCCCCGCTCTTCCGCCGAGCGCGGATTCCTTCCTCGATCAGCTCGCCGAGCACGGATTCCCTTCCCTGCTGGAATCTCGCTCAACCAATCTTCCGCCTCGGGTCCTTCCCCAGTTTCTGGGGAAGTTAGATGGGGTCGGATCTCCTCCCGGCGCACCCCACGACCCGCACCGTAGAACCCACCTCCACAGTCTCCCCCCGGAACCTCCACCTAAAAATCGGAGTATTATTGTCGTATTTCACACGAATGCGAATAAGTTAAGTTCAACCGATTGAAAGGGTTACAATGCCTGAACGGAAGTTGATTGCGGTGACAGGTGCGACCGGCGCCCAGGGCGGCGGGCTGGTTCGGGCCATTCTGGCGGACAAGTCTGGCCAATGGACCGTGCGTGCGATCACGCGAAAGCTCGATTCTGACAAAGCCAAGGCCCTCGCGGCGGCCGGCGTCGAAGTCGTGGCCGCGGATTTGGACGATGTTGATAGCCTGACAAAAGCCTTTGCCGGTGCGCACGGAGTCTTCTGCGTGACGAATTACTGGGAGCATTTCTCGGTAGAAAAGGAGATGCAGCAGGCGAAGAATCTTGCGGCGGCAGCGAAACTTGCTGGCGTCCAGCACGCGATCTGGTCCACACTCGAAGATACTCGCGCCCTCGTTCCGTTGAGCGACACGCGCATGCCCACACTGCACGAGAAGTACAAAGTCCCGCATTTTGATGGCAAAGGCGAGAGCAACCGGTTCTTCAGCGACGCGGGCGTACCGACGACCTGGTTGAACACGTCCTTCTACTGGGAGAATTTCATCCACTTCGGCATGGGACCGATGCGCGGACCGGATGGGGTGCTCGGCATCACGATGCCCATGGGTGACACGAAGCTGCCCGGCATTGCCGCGGAAGACATCGGCAAGTGCGCGTTTGGCATTTTCAAGAAGGGCCATGAGTTCATCGGCAAGACGGTCGGCATCGCGGGCGAGCATCTGACCGGAAACGAAATGGCCTCAGCCCTCACAAGAGCGATCGGCCAGCCGATTCGCTACCATGATGTCCCTGCGGATGTCTATCGCGGATTTGGCTTTCCCGGTGCGGACGATGTCGGCAACATGTTTCAGTACAAGCGCGACTTCAACGCGGATTTCGTCGGCGGTCGCAACCTCGGTCTCGCTCGGTCGTTGAATCCGGAGTTGCAGTCCTTTGAGACCTGGCTGAAGTCGAACGCGGCAAACATTCCGCTTCCGCAGTAGGCTCTGCTCGCCGAGCGGGGACTGTGTCCCTGCCGGAATCTCGCTCAGCCGGTGTTCTTCGCCGCGCGGCGCGTTCCCGCGCCTCAGCCAACAACACAAACGCGCGCCGTCACTTCCCGGGAGGTGACGGCGCGCTTATTAACGTGCACACAGCGACGCGGCGCGGATAGACGAGCATCCTGCTCGTCCGATCATCAGTTCCTCGTCGGCGCTTCCTTGACCGGCACCGGCGGCGCGACCGGTGTGAACAGCGGGTCATCGGCGGCAACTCGGGTCGGCCCCTGCACCGCAGTGGCCTTCGCCAGCGCGCTGAGGTCACGCGGCGCAACGGCGTTTGCGGCGGAATAATTTTCCACGATCACCCCGAAGAAGTAGCTCATGCCGAGATTGAAACACTCTGGGCAGGCGTACGAACTCCCCGTAACGTCCGCGTACAGATGCTCTGGAGCGAACAGATCATCAGGTGTCGGCGACGCGTAGATGTGATAGACATCGGCCGCGCGCGCCGGGGCGTCCCAGTTGAACAGGACTTCGCCGGCGCCCGCATTGATCTGCACCACGACATCGACAATGGGGTCCGGCGCGACCACACACGGGGTTCCCGTCACGTTGAGCGCGTAGTTGCCATAGTAACTGAAGAAGCCGTGCACCAGAATTTGATAGTTCGTATTGGCCTCGGCCTGGAAACTGGCCGTGCTTTGAGTGGTGAACAAACCGCCGCAGAAATTGTCATCATCGCAGGTGATGAGCGGGGCAATGTCGGGGCAGACGCCGCCGAAGATTCCGATTTCAGTGTCGAAATCGGAACCACAGAGCGAGACCGTCACCATCTGGCACGTCGGCAGGCTGAACTGATAGACGATTTCCGGCGATAGCGCGGGACTCGAACAATTGGTGTAGTTGGGATTCAGGCACGAGGTACTTCCGTAATCGGTAAACGGCAGCGCCGGAATCTGAATCCCTGTGCAAACATCGCCGAGATGCGGCAACGCATTCGGATGAGTTTCCAGGTTAAACCAGAACGGACCTTCGGACACATCGTAGAAGCCACCGACGATAATGTAATACGTGCGATTGGCATCGGCTCCCCATGTTGCATTACTCTGCGAACCGCAGGCATCGTCATTGATGGCCACGATCGTCGAGCCGGGGCACGGACCGCCGGTGCGGATCTCCACCGCGGTATCGAAGCCATTCATGCCGCAGGTGCTGAAGGAAAGGTTCTGACACGTCGGGGAGGTATATTGAAAGAATACTTCCTTCGACGACGCGCCATAGTACGTCGCGAAGTCATCGCGCGCGGGCCGCGTGTCCCCCGTGCTGTAGGTTGGTACGTCCGGTAGCACGAACGGCGAGGAGCAGTCGTCATTCGCAGCTTCGAGTTGAAACGACGTCGTGCCCTCCGCGCCATTGAAGCCGTCGATGTGGAACCAGTACGTTGCGCCGGTCTGCGGGAAGAAGCTCACGCTGCTGCCCAAGCCGCAGGCATCGTCATTGCAGCCCGCGCTGGACCCGCCGCTGGTGCAATTGCCGCCGCGAATAACTTCCAGCACCGTGTCGAAGTTGGTATTGCAGGTCTTGGCGCGCATCTGCTGACCGTAGTTCGCAACCCAGTTGTACACGACGTCACTGCCACCGTTCGGCCAGCACGAGGAGACATGGTCGTCCTGTGCGCAATAGTTGTCGGTGAACGTGAAATAGGGCAAGGCGCCGACCGTCGTCCCGGGACACAATCCCGTCGGCTGCACGGCGACCGGCGCGCCGGTAACCGAGAAGCTGTAGTTACCGGACGACGATGCGTAGCCACTCACCCAGACCGAGTAAAGATGTCCCGACAATGCCGTGAAGCTGAACTGACTTCGCGTTCCGCAAAAATCGTCATTACCGCCTTCGGCGGCGCCCGACCCGTCGCAGTCCGGTGTCGTGCGGTAAACGTAGATCTTGGTGTCGAAGTCGGCGCCGTCGCAGGTGCTCACCGTGATCGCATAGTCGCACGGGAATTGCAGCGTGTACACCACATCGGGTGAACTCGAAGACTGGCCATTGGCCGCGGCCCATTTCGTGCTGCCGCTATGGGCGTACGGAACGGCCCTAATCAAGGGCACGCCAGGCATGCCGCAACTGTCGTTCGGCGGTCCCACCGGTTGGAACGCGTCCACCCACGTTGCTCCGGTATTCGCGGGATCGAGCCAGTCGCGCAGTCGGCCCAGCGCCGTGCCGTCGCCTTCCCAGCTTGTGGCAATTTTACCGTAGCTGCTGATGTCCGCGGTCTCGACCACGCAATCGGACGCACCTCCGTGAAGCTGTCCCACCACGCGATGGTTCTCGTCAAACAGCGGCGAGCCTGATGATCCGCCTTCCGTGATTCCGCCTTCCCATTCCACCGTCCAGTGAGTATTCGGTCCGACACCGTTCCAGTCGTCGCTGACGGCCGGCTCGATGTCATAGGAGCCTTTCTTCACATCGCCGGCGGGATGGTGAACTCCGGTGGACGACAGGGGCGCGATGTCGTTGCGATCCCATCCTTCAAAGCGGGGTATGAACGGCCCCTCGGGACGCGGCCTGGACAGCCGCAGCAGCAGGAAATCGGACGGCGCATCGCGGGCTACTGTGGTCGCGTTGGAAATGGTCAGGGAGGTCGGCCCATCCGTCGTGGGATTGCACTCCGGGCTTTCGTATTCGAAGTAGAACAACCAATTCGAGATGTCCGCTCGCCAGCAGTGGTCAGCGGTGAGAAAGTTCGCGGCCCCATCTTGCGCCGTACTATTGAGCATGACTCCTGAACACCAACGACCGAACGCCGGAGCGAAGATCATCGCCACGGAATGCTTTTCGTCCTGCCAGGCCGGGAGGCAGCGAATATTGAATTCGCACGCCATCGCATCACCGTAATTGTCGAGCGGATTCGCCTCGCGCGCCGTCTGGTTGAACATGTTGCGGTAGCCGTGCAGCACATTCTGAATCGCCAGCTCTCCTTGATCCGCATCGACCGGGACAAGATACTCGAGCGTTACCGCTTCGCCGGTCGTAAACGGCGTGACATTCGTGCCGTCCCAATTGTCGATGTAGGTGTAGGGGCCGAGCACCTGCGAGCGGTCATCGTTGTAGAGATAGAGTTCGCAGGGCTTGTGCAAGGTCCACCTGTCGTAGTGGAGACATAGGTCGGTGGCGCCGGGCGAAAGGATGCGCAGTCGCCACAGTCGATCGCCTGAGGGCAGCGTTTCCCAGCTTCCCGAATTGTTCAGATTCAAGTTTGCGGCCAGTGGAACGGCGCTGCGAAACGGAACGTCTTCACCGCTGAGTTGAGCGGCGGCGAGTTCCGCTTCATCTTCCGCGATGAAAACCGCATTATCCACGCGGGCCATGGTAGCGGCGGTGACTTGGGACTGGCGACCGAGGCTGATGCTCGGCAGGCGGACTCCGGCGCTGGTTTGGCAAAGTGCGGACGAACATAGCGCGAAGGTCGCGCAGACACCGGCCACCCCCGCGATGAACACTCGTGAGACACATACGGATAAATAATTCCTCTTCATGACGTACCTTCTGTTGGGGATTTGAATAACCGGGAATCCAACTCTAAGAGCTTTCGCGGTTAATATGATAAGATACGGAGAATTTACAGATAAGCCTAACGAAGCACGTAATTCACAACAAGATACACTTATGTAACACTTAGTTTATTTCTGCTGAATTCTACTCGCTCATCCATCGAGTCGTCGCAAAATTTGCACTCTCACTGCGGCAAACACGATAGCTCTGCCCAATAGACGCCTCCGTCAAATTGCAGGTCCGCCCGCTATTTCGTATCTTTTCCTTATAGGTCGAGGACGGCTTCGCCTGCCCGCGACCGCCGGATGGGGTGCCCCACGCGGCCCGAATCGGACTCCGGCCAGGGGGGCGGCTTCCAAGTTTCAAGTTTGAAGTTTCAGGTTTTCTTTTTTGAGGATACCCCATGTTTGAAACGATTCCCGGTCTGGATCTCGGGACCAACGGCAACGGCAAGCAAGACAACGGTCCGTTCGATGAGATCGAGACCCGCGAGTGGCTGGAGTCGCTCGATTATGTGCTCGAGACCTCCGGCCGCGAGCGCGCCGCGCTGATCATGCGCCAGTTGCGCTATCACGCGCAGCGGCAGGGCGTCGCGGTTCCGCTCTCGCTGAACACTTCCTATCAAAATAGTATTCCGCTTAAAGAGCAACCCGCGTTTCCCGGCGACCGCGCCCTCGAGCGTCGCATCAAATCGCTCGTGCGCTGGAACGCTATCGCCATGGTCGTGCGCGCCAATCGCGCGGATGCCAGCATCGGCGGTCACCTCTCGACTTACGCCTCAGCCGCCACGCTCTACGAAGTCGGCTTCAATCATTTCTTCCGCGGCAAAGATCATCCGAGCGGCGGCGATCTGGTCTATTTTCAGGGTCACGCCTCGCCCGGCATTTACTCCCGCGCGTTTCTCGAAGGCCGCTTAAGCGAGCAGCAGCTCGCCAACTTCCGGCATGAACTGGCGCCCGGCGGCGGTCTCGCCTCCTATCCGCATCCCTGGCTGATGCCCGACTTCTGGGAGTTCCCCACGGTCTCGATGGGCCTCGGTCCGATCAACGCGATCTATCAGGCGCGCTTTGAACGCTACCTCGAAGATCGGGGCCTGAAGCCCGTTACCGACTCCAACGTGTGGGCCTTTCTCGGCGACGGCGAAACCGATGAACCCGAAGCCCTCGGCGCGATCTCCCTCGCCGGCCGCGAGAAGCTGGACAACCTGATCTTCGTCGTGAACTGCAACTTGCAGCGGCTCGACGGACCGGTGCGCGGCAACGGCAAGATCATTCAGGAACTCGAGCGGGTGTTCCGCGGCGCGGGCTGGAATGTCATCAAAGTCATCTGGGGCGATGACTGGGATCCGCTGCTCGAGCGGGACACCGAAGGACTGCTCGTCCGGCGCATGGCCGAAGTCGTGGACGGCGACTACCAGAAATACTCCGTGGAGCCGGGCAGCTACGTGCGCGAGCATTTCTTCGGCGTGGACCCCCGGCTTCTGAAAATGGTCGAACACCTGAGCGACGATCAGCTTCAGCGCATGCGGCGCGGCGGCCACGATCCGGAAAAAGTTCACGCCGGGTTCGCCGCGGCGGTGCAGCACAACGGCCAGCCGACCTGCGTGCTGGTCAAGACGATCAAAGGCTACGGTCTTGGCGAGAGTGGCGAAGCGAAAAACATTACACACCAGCAGAAGAAGCTCGACACAGATTCCCTGATCGAATTCTGCGAGCGCTTCGAGCTCCCGATTCCCAAAGCCAAGGTCGGCGAGCTGCCGTTCTACCGCCCTGATGAGAAGAGCAAAGAGATTCAGTATCTGAAGGAGCGTCGCGCGGCCCTCGGCGGCGCGCTGCCGCGGCGCGTCGTGCGCGCCAAACCCGTTCCCGCTCCGCCCGCGGCCCTGATCGAGGAATATGTCGCCGGAACGAAGGATCGTGAGGTCTCCACCACGATGGTCTTCGTCAGTCTGTTGACGAGGCTATTGAAGGAGCAGGATTACGGCAAGCTGATCGTGCCCATCGTGCCTGACGAAGCGCGCACCTTCGGCATGGAATCGCTGTTCCGGCAGATCGGCATCTATTCCCACGTCGGCCAGCTCTACGATCCCGTCGATCGCGACCAGCTGCTCTATTACAAGGAAGCCCGCGACGGCCAGCTGCTCGAAGAGGGCATCACCGAAGCCGGTTCGATGTCTTCCTTCATCGCGGCGGGCACGGGTTACGCGAATTTCGGCGTGCCCACCATTCCGTTCTACATCTTCTACTCCATGTTCGGCTTGCAGCGCACGCTGGACCTCGCCTGGGCCGCGGGTGATATCCGCTGTCGCGGGTTCATGATCGGTGCCACCTCGGGCCGCACCACTCTGAACGGCGAAGGCCTGCAGCATGAAGACGGCAACAGCCATCTGCTCGCCTACACGATTCCGAATCTGATCGCGTATGACCCCGCCTATGCTTACGAGCTCGCGGTGATCATCCGCGACGGTTTGCGCCGCATGTACGAGCAGAGCGAGGACATCTTCTACTACGTGACCGTGATGAACGAAAACTACGTGCATCCGCCGATGCCCGCCGGCGCCGAAGCCGGGATCTTGCGCGGGATGTACAAGTTGCGCGGTCCGCTCCAGGGCGACAAGCCGAAACCGCAGGTACATCTGCTCGGCAGCGGCACGATTCTGAACGAAGTCGTCGCGGCGCAAAAACTGCTCGCCGAGCAATACAATATCGTCGCCGACGTCTGGAGCGTCACGAGTTACAAAGAACTCTACAAGGACGCCACCACCTGCGATCGCCAGAACATGTTACGGCCCGCCGCGAAGTCCCCGCGGGTCCCCTATGTCACCCAGTGCTTCTCGCCTTCGGAGAGCAAAGCCACCCGCAGTGTGTTTGTGGCGGCGACGGACTATGTGAAAGCGTTGCCCGACAGCATTGGCCGTTGGCTGCCCGGTCCGCTGCACAGTCTCGGCACCGACGGTTTCGGCCGCAGCGAGAGCCGCGCGGCCCTGCGCAGCTTCTTCGAGGTCGATCGCAACTGGATCGCGTACGCCGCGCTGTTCAGGCTGATGCAACAAAAAGAGATCGACGTCGGCCTGCTGATGAAAGCGCAAAAAGCGCTGAACATCGACCCGGGCAAGGCCGAAGCGGTGTACGTATAGTCTGAGGGCGCACATCCATGTGCGCCCTTTGTGTTCCCTTGCGGCGGCCTGTCTGTTGAGGCATGACGTGCCCCGCTCGGAACTTCTTCGCCGCGCGGGGTGCCCTCACCCCGCCGCAATCGGTCTTCGGAATTTCAATTTCCAATTTTGGATTTCCGCCGTGCCGGGCTGTCGGGGCCGATTGCATCGCCCGCTTCGCGCCCCCGCGGGTACTTCTTGCCGCGGCATGTCTCTTGAGCATTGACATGCCCGCAATCGGTCTTCGGAACTTCAATTTTCAATTTCCAATTTTGGATTTCCGCCGTGCCGGGCTGTCGGGGCCGATTGCATCGCCCGTTAGAACCCTTGACCATCGCCGCATCCGGCTGATCGCTTTCGCACTCCATCCCCCCTTTCAAGGGGGGATCATAGGGGGGTGTCGGGTCTTTCGGAACTCGGTTCTGGATTTTTGATTCTCGGACACGAGCACGGGCGCCCCTTTCGAGACGCCCGAGTCCTGCAACCAGAAATTCAGATCACCATTTCGGTGGCGGCGCTTCGGAGGCCATCGGCAATCGAAACGTCGAGAACGCCGTCGTGTTCACGGTCACATAGTAGAACTGTTTCGGTGAAGCGGCCACGGCACCCACATCCGTATAGGAGAGCGAGTCCGAGCTCCCGATATTGGAGTAGGTTCCCGCGA
The candidate division KSB1 bacterium DNA segment above includes these coding regions:
- the aceE gene encoding pyruvate dehydrogenase (acetyl-transferring), homodimeric type, coding for MFETIPGLDLGTNGNGKQDNGPFDEIETREWLESLDYVLETSGRERAALIMRQLRYHAQRQGVAVPLSLNTSYQNSIPLKEQPAFPGDRALERRIKSLVRWNAIAMVVRANRADASIGGHLSTYASAATLYEVGFNHFFRGKDHPSGGDLVYFQGHASPGIYSRAFLEGRLSEQQLANFRHELAPGGGLASYPHPWLMPDFWEFPTVSMGLGPINAIYQARFERYLEDRGLKPVTDSNVWAFLGDGETDEPEALGAISLAGREKLDNLIFVVNCNLQRLDGPVRGNGKIIQELERVFRGAGWNVIKVIWGDDWDPLLERDTEGLLVRRMAEVVDGDYQKYSVEPGSYVREHFFGVDPRLLKMVEHLSDDQLQRMRRGGHDPEKVHAGFAAAVQHNGQPTCVLVKTIKGYGLGESGEAKNITHQQKKLDTDSLIEFCERFELPIPKAKVGELPFYRPDEKSKEIQYLKERRAALGGALPRRVVRAKPVPAPPAALIEEYVAGTKDREVSTTMVFVSLLTRLLKEQDYGKLIVPIVPDEARTFGMESLFRQIGIYSHVGQLYDPVDRDQLLYYKEARDGQLLEEGITEAGSMSSFIAAGTGYANFGVPTIPFYIFYSMFGLQRTLDLAWAAGDIRCRGFMIGATSGRTTLNGEGLQHEDGNSHLLAYTIPNLIAYDPAYAYELAVIIRDGLRRMYEQSEDIFYYVTVMNENYVHPPMPAGAEAGILRGMYKLRGPLQGDKPKPQVHLLGSGTILNEVVAAQKLLAEQYNIVADVWSVTSYKELYKDATTCDRQNMLRPAAKSPRVPYVTQCFSPSESKATRSVFVAATDYVKALPDSIGRWLPGPLHSLGTDGFGRSESRAALRSFFEVDRNWIAYAALFRLMQQKEIDVGLLMKAQKALNIDPGKAEAVYV